One Saimiri boliviensis isolate mSaiBol1 chromosome 17, mSaiBol1.pri, whole genome shotgun sequence genomic window carries:
- the GJD3 gene encoding gap junction delta-3 protein codes for MGEWAFLGSLLDAVQLQSPLVGRLWLVVMLIFRILVLATVGGAVFEDEQEEFVCNTLQPGCRQTCYDRAFPVSHYRFWLFHILLLSAPPVLFVVYSMHRAGKEAGGAEAAAPCALERPEAQCAPCALRTRRARHCYLLSVALRLLAELTFLGGQALLYGFRVAPHFACAGPPCPHTVDCFVSRPTEKTVFVLFYFAVGLLSALLSVAELGHLLWKGRPRAEERHNRCSRAHEEAQKLLPPPPPPLPSGSSDPEPCAPPAYAHRASASHRDGGSGRGKASPATGRGDLAI; via the coding sequence ATGGGGGAGTGGGCGTTCCTGGGCTCCCTGTTGGACGCCGTGCAGCTGCAGTCGCCGCTCGTGGGCCGCCTCTGGCTGGTGGTTATGCTGATCTTCCGCATCCTGGTGCTGGCCACAGTGGGCGGCGCCGTGTTCGAGGACGAGCAAGAGGAGTTCGTGTGCAACACGCTGCAGCCGGGCTGTCGCCAGACCTGCTACGACCGCGCCTTCCCGGTCTCGCACTACCGCTTCTGGCTCTTCCACATCCTGCTGCTCTCGGCGCCCCCGGTGCTGTTCGTCGTCTACTCCATGCACCGGGCGGGCAAGGAGGCGGGCGGCGCGGAGGCAGCGGCGCCGTGCGCCCTCGAGCGGCCCGAGGCCCAGTGCGCGCCGTGCGCCCTGCGCACCCGCCGCGCGCGCCACTGCTACCTGCTGAGCGTGGCGCTGCGCCTGCTGGCGGAGCTGACCTTCCTGGGCGGCCAGGCGCTGCTCTACGGCTTCCGCGTGGCCCCGCACTTCGCGTGCGCCGGCCCGCCCTGCCCGCACACGGTCGACTGCTTCGTGAGCCGGCCCACCGAGAAGACCGTCTTCGTGCTCTTCTACTTCGCCGTGGGGCTGCTGTCGGCGCTGCTCAGCGTAGCCGAGCTGGGCCACTTGCTCTGGAAGGGCCGCCCGCGCGCCGAGGAACGCCACAACCGCTGCAGCCGTGCGCACGAGGAGGCGCAGAAGctgctcccgccgccgccgccgcccctgCCCTCCGGGAGCTCAGACCCCGAGCCCTGCGCCCCGCCCGCCTATGCGCACCGGGCGTCCGCCAGCCACCGCGACGGCGGCAGCGGCCGCGGCAAGGCGTCACCGGCCACCGGCCGCGGGGACCTGGCCATCTAG